From Candidatus Manganitrophus morganii, the proteins below share one genomic window:
- a CDS encoding PBP1A family penicillin-binding protein, with amino-acid sequence MLLMKKKRKSRPLRIFLGFFLLILSFTAVYIAYLDYQVVKKFEGQRWKLPSKIYSAPLVLSPGLDIDKSHVISRLKRLNYHSVKRPVKRSGEYYLSQSGLEIFLHDFAYPDRLQQGIPVSLSFSSGKQIDRIVDLSLAEDLDRVPIEPEVIGGFYEGTWEERSLIGLSEAPPILIDAILAMEDRRFYEHGGIDPRGILRAAWANLRAGGIVQGGSTLTQQLVKNFYLDSERTWNRKLNEAIMALLLERHYNKEEILETYLNEIYLGQNGIMGIYGIGQGSWFYFGKPPGEMTMGESALLAGIIRSPNTLSPQKNLKKAIQRRNLVLETLFAGEKITLPQYINARAETVSGRKVKERLNAAPYFVDEVRQRLAAAYPGDLLNSGGLRIFTALDVELQRIAEEKLRNGLQMLERQYSHLKRAEPGRQIQGALVAIDPRTGEVRALVGGRDYGTSQFNRVTQARRQPGSLFKPFVYLAAFEEAANGRGPYTPISQVEDAPITLQAGGRDWSPQNYDRNYLGPVTLRAALEQSLNTATVRLSQEVGIEKISNVARALGVTSPLKDLPSLALGTSEVSPLEMAVAYATLASQGIKRDPLFVEGVIDPANLRLDSPDSEEVLFPEVISPQAAFLVTHLMKGVIESGTGQGVRRLGFDRPAAGKTGTTSDERDAWFAGYTPDLVTVVWVGFDQNDPVELTGATAALPIWTAFMKEAVAATSPTDFSPPAGIVFERVNENGKTCLDGKEEAFIEGTEPTQSCRGGVFKWFEQLFF; translated from the coding sequence ATGCTTCTAATGAAGAAAAAACGAAAAAGCCGACCTCTCCGCATTTTCCTGGGATTCTTTCTCCTGATTCTCTCTTTCACTGCGGTCTACATCGCCTACCTCGATTATCAGGTGGTGAAAAAGTTCGAGGGCCAACGGTGGAAGCTCCCTTCCAAAATCTACTCGGCACCGCTTGTCCTCTCTCCCGGCCTCGATATTGATAAGAGCCACGTGATCTCCCGCCTCAAACGATTGAACTACCATTCTGTAAAACGGCCGGTCAAAAGGTCAGGGGAATACTACCTCTCTCAAAGCGGGTTGGAGATCTTCCTCCACGACTTCGCCTACCCCGACCGTCTCCAGCAGGGAATCCCCGTCAGCCTCTCGTTCTCTTCGGGAAAGCAGATCGATCGGATCGTCGATCTTTCTCTGGCGGAGGATCTCGACCGGGTTCCGATCGAGCCGGAAGTGATCGGGGGATTTTATGAAGGGACCTGGGAAGAGCGAAGCTTAATCGGGCTGTCGGAAGCCCCGCCGATTTTGATCGACGCCATCCTCGCCATGGAAGATCGCCGCTTCTACGAACATGGAGGAATCGACCCGCGCGGGATCTTGCGCGCCGCTTGGGCCAATCTTCGCGCAGGCGGGATCGTCCAGGGAGGAAGCACCCTCACGCAGCAGCTGGTCAAAAATTTTTATCTCGACAGCGAGCGGACCTGGAACCGAAAACTCAATGAGGCGATCATGGCGCTCCTCCTGGAGCGGCACTACAACAAGGAAGAGATCCTCGAAACTTATCTGAACGAAATTTATCTCGGCCAAAACGGGATCATGGGAATCTATGGGATCGGCCAGGGGTCGTGGTTCTACTTCGGCAAGCCGCCGGGCGAGATGACGATGGGAGAGTCGGCGCTCCTGGCCGGGATCATTCGCTCTCCGAATACCCTCTCCCCTCAGAAAAATCTGAAGAAGGCGATTCAGCGCCGCAACCTGGTCCTGGAAACCCTCTTCGCGGGAGAGAAGATTACCCTTCCTCAATACATCAACGCCCGCGCCGAGACCGTTTCCGGCCGCAAGGTGAAAGAGCGGTTGAATGCCGCCCCCTATTTCGTCGATGAGGTTCGGCAGCGTCTGGCGGCGGCCTACCCCGGTGATCTTTTGAACTCCGGCGGGCTTCGGATCTTCACCGCGCTCGATGTGGAGCTTCAGCGGATCGCCGAGGAAAAGCTCCGCAACGGGCTTCAGATGCTGGAGCGGCAATATTCCCACCTGAAGCGGGCCGAACCGGGTCGGCAGATTCAAGGGGCCTTGGTGGCGATCGATCCCAGGACCGGGGAGGTTCGGGCGCTGGTCGGGGGACGCGACTACGGCACCAGCCAATTCAACCGGGTGACGCAGGCGCGCCGCCAGCCGGGATCGCTCTTCAAGCCGTTCGTCTATCTGGCCGCCTTCGAGGAGGCGGCCAATGGAAGAGGGCCGTATACGCCGATCAGTCAAGTGGAGGATGCCCCGATCACCCTGCAGGCGGGGGGCCGCGACTGGTCGCCGCAGAATTACGATCGGAATTATCTCGGGCCGGTGACGCTGCGGGCCGCGCTCGAGCAGTCGCTCAACACCGCGACCGTTCGTCTGTCGCAAGAGGTGGGGATCGAGAAGATCAGCAACGTTGCCCGCGCGTTGGGGGTGACCAGCCCTTTGAAAGACCTCCCTTCCCTGGCGCTCGGGACCTCGGAGGTTTCGCCTCTGGAGATGGCGGTCGCCTATGCGACATTGGCGAGTCAGGGAATCAAGCGGGATCCCCTCTTTGTGGAGGGGGTCATCGATCCGGCCAATCTCCGCCTCGACTCCCCCGATTCGGAAGAAGTTCTTTTCCCGGAAGTGATCTCGCCGCAGGCGGCCTTTCTCGTCACCCATTTGATGAAGGGGGTGATCGAATCGGGCACCGGGCAAGGGGTTCGGAGGCTCGGTTTCGATCGTCCGGCTGCCGGGAAAACCGGAACCACCAGCGATGAGCGGGACGCCTGGTTTGCCGGCTATACCCCCGATCTGGTGACGGTCGTTTGGGTCGGGTTCGATCAGAACGACCCGGTGGAGTTGACGGGAGCCACGGCGGCATTGCCGATTTGGACCGCTTTTATGAAAGAAGCGGTCGCGGCGACATCGCCGACCGACTTTTCCCCGCCGGCCGGGATCGTCTTCGAACGCGTGAACGAAAATGGAAAGACCTGTCTCGATGGGAAAGAAGAGGCCTTCATCGAGGGAACGGAGCCGACGCAATCATGCCGAGGGGGAGTTTTTAAATGGTTCGAGCAGCTTTTCTTTTAA
- a CDS encoding branched-chain amino acid ABC transporter substrate-binding protein has translation MVRAAFLLIAIFASVLAGCQKEAAGPSEIVIGVAGPMTGDQSKLGGDIERGARLAVEEWNARGGINGKKIRLEVGDDQHDPKQAVSVANKLVNSGIVGMVGHFNSSASIPASAVYHSSGVPMITPGSTNPKLTDQGFWNVFRVCGRDDQQGKVAADFVGGQLKLKRVAILHDKTTYGQGLAEEFRKSLAAHPESEVVSFDGVTQGDKDFRGILTSIKGKNPELFFFGGVFPEGGQLAKQAKEVGLTAPMLSGDGVIDPKFIEIAGAAAEGTYLTFTPDPENMPEAKGFLEKYKAKHGNELAPYAIYSYDAANILLTALAEAEKEGKIKDGKRVAEIMRNVNYDGALGHIEFDEKGDVKKSPYIVWITKNGKFEEFWKPQG, from the coding sequence ATGGTTCGAGCAGCTTTTCTTTTAATCGCAATTTTCGCAAGCGTCCTCGCCGGCTGTCAGAAGGAAGCGGCGGGTCCTTCCGAGATTGTCATCGGCGTCGCCGGTCCGATGACCGGCGATCAGAGCAAGCTCGGGGGGGATATCGAACGGGGCGCCCGCCTGGCGGTGGAGGAGTGGAACGCGCGCGGCGGGATCAACGGGAAGAAGATCCGCTTGGAGGTCGGCGACGATCAGCACGACCCCAAGCAGGCCGTCTCTGTGGCGAACAAGCTGGTGAATTCCGGCATCGTCGGGATGGTCGGACATTTTAATTCGAGCGCGTCGATCCCCGCCTCGGCTGTCTATCATTCGTCCGGGGTCCCGATGATCACCCCCGGATCGACCAACCCGAAACTGACCGACCAGGGATTTTGGAACGTCTTCCGCGTCTGCGGCCGGGACGATCAGCAGGGAAAGGTGGCTGCCGACTTCGTCGGAGGACAACTCAAGTTAAAGAGAGTGGCCATCCTCCACGACAAGACGACCTACGGCCAGGGGCTGGCCGAGGAGTTCCGAAAAAGTCTTGCCGCCCATCCGGAGAGCGAGGTCGTCTCCTTTGACGGGGTCACTCAGGGGGACAAAGATTTCAGGGGCATCCTTACCTCGATCAAAGGGAAGAATCCGGAGCTTTTTTTCTTCGGCGGGGTCTTTCCGGAGGGGGGACAGCTCGCCAAGCAGGCGAAAGAGGTCGGCCTCACCGCCCCGATGCTCAGCGGCGACGGGGTCATCGATCCGAAGTTTATCGAGATCGCCGGAGCGGCGGCGGAAGGGACCTATCTCACCTTCACCCCCGATCCCGAAAACATGCCGGAGGCAAAAGGATTTTTGGAAAAATACAAGGCCAAACATGGAAACGAGCTCGCCCCCTACGCCATCTACTCCTATGACGCCGCAAACATCCTTCTGACTGCGCTCGCGGAAGCCGAGAAGGAGGGAAAGATCAAAGATGGGAAGCGGGTCGCCGAGATCATGCGGAATGTGAACTATGACGGGGCGCTCGGCCACATCGAGTTCGACGAAAAGGGAGACGTCAAGAAGTCCCCCTACATCGTCTGGATCACCAAAAACGGCAAGTTCGAGGAGTTTTGGAAACCGCAGGGATAG
- a CDS encoding nucleotidyltransferase domain-containing protein, which translates to MKEYRPEKIILFGSYAYGTPDQDSDIDLLIIKDTQERPIDRRVAVSKIIYDPKLRVSIEPIVITPEEINQQGMKDPFFREILTRGRTLYAA; encoded by the coding sequence GTGAAGGAATACCGGCCCGAAAAGATCATCCTCTTCGGCTCCTACGCTTATGGGACCCCGGATCAAGACAGCGATATCGACCTTCTCATCATCAAGGATACGCAAGAGCGTCCGATTGACCGGCGGGTGGCTGTATCAAAAATCATCTATGACCCCAAATTGCGCGTCTCCATTGAGCCGATTGTTATCACTCCAGAAGAAATAAACCAACAAGGCATGAAAGATCCTTTCTTCAGAGAGATCCTGACAAGAGGCCGTACACTCTATGCAGCGTGA
- a CDS encoding HEPN domain-containing protein: MQREDSVNPKDWFRIGDKEIKRVEILLNAGDLEGAGFNIQQALEKYLKGYLLSRGWKLRKTHNLILLLNEVIVHGPSFSTYIDPCQKITQYYVEERYPSFMESRFSPEEIKESLQIAKKIIDQIRTLTKLDERDR; the protein is encoded by the coding sequence ATGCAGCGTGAAGATTCGGTTAATCCAAAAGACTGGTTTCGAATTGGTGATAAAGAAATCAAGCGGGTTGAAATTCTTCTCAATGCGGGCGATCTCGAAGGTGCAGGTTTTAATATCCAGCAAGCACTCGAAAAATATCTCAAAGGATATCTTCTCTCCAGAGGCTGGAAACTCCGAAAGACCCATAACCTCATTCTATTGCTCAACGAAGTCATTGTTCATGGACCTTCGTTCAGCACGTATATCGACCCTTGCCAAAAGATTACTCAATACTACGTTGAAGAGCGCTACCCCTCCTTTATGGAATCGAGATTCTCTCCAGAAGAAATAAAAGAATCATTGCAGATCGCTAAAAAGATCATCGATCAAATCAGAACCTTAACGAAACTTGATGAAAGAGATAGATGA
- a CDS encoding sterol desaturase family protein, protein MDILLTPTGLRSLAGFAGLFLFMAIENLFPFRKRVDPIFRHYGLNLLIAGGNTLFLGIAFGGAVVAYARFLETRGIGLLHLFPAGLGWNIFLSLLYLDFVTYLWHMAYHRVPLFWRLHRVHHTDRDLDVTSASRFHLAEIGVSILLRLGAIALLGPPWISVVIFEGALLLAAQFQHSNFKIPEPLESAVRWVFVTPDMHRVHHSDVPAETHSNYSTIFSFWDRSIGTYRMAPQERLNIGLKEYPNPEDRTFLKLMVMPFGRGCSSAIAESTPKEIRT, encoded by the coding sequence ATGGATATTCTCTTAACCCCCACCGGTCTGCGCAGCCTGGCCGGCTTCGCCGGTCTCTTTCTGTTCATGGCGATCGAGAACCTCTTCCCTTTTCGAAAACGGGTCGATCCGATTTTTCGCCACTACGGTCTGAATCTGCTGATCGCGGGGGGGAACACGCTCTTCCTCGGCATCGCCTTCGGCGGGGCGGTCGTCGCTTACGCCCGGTTTTTGGAGACGCGCGGGATCGGGCTGCTCCATCTCTTTCCGGCAGGGCTCGGCTGGAATATTTTTCTTTCCCTGCTCTACCTTGACTTCGTCACCTATTTGTGGCACATGGCGTATCATCGGGTGCCGCTCTTCTGGCGACTCCACCGGGTCCACCACACCGACCGGGACCTCGATGTCACGTCGGCCTCTCGGTTTCACCTGGCGGAGATCGGCGTATCGATTCTTCTGCGGTTGGGGGCAATCGCCCTTTTAGGGCCGCCTTGGATCTCCGTGGTGATCTTCGAAGGAGCGCTCCTTCTGGCCGCGCAGTTCCAACACAGCAACTTCAAAATTCCGGAGCCGTTGGAGTCGGCCGTGCGTTGGGTTTTCGTCACCCCCGACATGCACCGGGTTCACCACTCGGATGTTCCGGCGGAGACCCATTCGAATTACTCGACGATCTTCTCGTTTTGGGACCGGTCGATCGGAACCTACCGGATGGCGCCGCAGGAGCGGTTGAACATCGGCTTGAAGGAATACCCGAATCCGGAAGACCGCACTTTTTTGAAGCTGATGGTGATGCCGTTCGGCCGAGGCTGTAGCAGCGCCATCGCCGAAAGTACCCCGAAAGAGATACGGACCTAG
- a CDS encoding branched-chain amino acid ABC transporter permease — MFLQQLINGLTLGAVYALVALGYTMVYGILGLINFAHGEIYMIGAYLGIIFLGLFTVAGLTESHLFLSLILTFLLSAVTCAGYGMTLERIAYRPLRHAHRLAPLISAIGMSIFLQNYVMLTQGSGDKVFPHILPTGPIAETGLPISGIQIFILLASVVLMGALQFFIRKTRLGKAMRATAQDKTMASLCGIPIDRVIMVTFAIGSILAAVAGVMVAMYYGVVHFFIGYVAGIKAFTAAVLGGIGNIPGAMVGGLLLGLVESLGAAYISSEFKDGFAFLILIFVLIFRPSGLLGEKVPERA, encoded by the coding sequence ATGTTTTTACAACAATTGATCAACGGCCTTACCCTCGGCGCGGTGTATGCGCTGGTGGCGCTCGGCTACACGATGGTCTACGGCATTTTGGGGCTGATTAACTTCGCCCACGGCGAGATCTACATGATCGGCGCCTATCTCGGGATCATTTTCCTCGGCCTCTTCACCGTCGCCGGCCTGACCGAATCGCATCTTTTCCTCTCGCTCATTCTGACCTTTCTCCTCTCGGCGGTGACCTGCGCCGGATATGGGATGACGTTGGAACGGATCGCCTACCGGCCGCTTCGGCACGCTCACCGGCTCGCGCCGCTGATCTCGGCGATCGGGATGTCGATCTTTCTTCAAAATTATGTGATGTTGACGCAGGGATCGGGCGACAAGGTTTTTCCCCACATTCTTCCGACCGGTCCGATCGCCGAAACGGGCCTTCCGATCAGCGGGATTCAGATCTTCATCCTCCTCGCTTCGGTCGTCCTGATGGGGGCGCTGCAATTCTTTATTCGAAAGACCCGCTTAGGGAAGGCGATGCGGGCGACGGCGCAGGATAAAACGATGGCGTCGCTCTGCGGCATCCCGATCGACCGGGTGATCATGGTGACCTTTGCGATCGGGTCGATTCTCGCCGCCGTCGCCGGGGTGATGGTGGCGATGTATTACGGGGTGGTCCATTTTTTTATCGGCTACGTCGCCGGCATCAAAGCCTTTACCGCGGCGGTCCTCGGCGGGATCGGAAACATCCCGGGCGCCATGGTCGGCGGGCTGCTGCTGGGACTGGTCGAAAGCCTCGGCGCCGCCTACATCTCCAGCGAATTTAAAGACGGCTTCGCCTTTTTGATTTTAATCTTCGTCCTCATCTTCCGTCCCTCGGGCCTGCTCGGCGAAAAGGTACCGGAACGGGCGTGA
- a CDS encoding TlpA family protein disulfide reductase: protein MRKSLSFVMVLLFSLFLMGGVHADAGGPKVPPFELLSLDGKKYTDKDLLDKPTLLIFWASWCGTCQHELPKVRDLTEKMKGKPFQVIAIGFKDSEANIRGYVKSHPDVFNFPVLYDPNDRISTRFGAQFTPTLFLLNKKGELVLHHFSGGFFERREFQEALQQLLKEA, encoded by the coding sequence ATGAGAAAGAGCCTTTCCTTCGTGATGGTGCTTCTCTTCTCCCTTTTCTTGATGGGAGGGGTCCACGCGGATGCCGGCGGCCCCAAAGTCCCGCCGTTTGAGCTTCTTTCCCTCGACGGGAAAAAATACACCGACAAAGACCTGCTCGATAAGCCGACCCTGCTTATCTTCTGGGCCTCTTGGTGCGGGACCTGCCAGCATGAGCTGCCGAAGGTCCGTGACCTCACAGAAAAGATGAAGGGGAAGCCGTTTCAGGTCATTGCCATCGGGTTTAAAGATTCGGAGGCGAACATCCGGGGCTATGTAAAATCACACCCCGATGTTTTCAATTTTCCCGTCCTCTACGATCCGAACGATCGGATCTCCACCCGATTCGGAGCGCAGTTCACCCCCACCCTCTTTCTATTGAATAAAAAGGGGGAGCTGGTCCTGCATCATTTTAGCGGAGGCTTCTTCGAACGCCGGGAATTCCAGGAAGCATTGCAACAACTCTTAAAAGAGGCCTAA
- a CDS encoding HRDC domain-containing protein, whose protein sequence is MDFHYDYITTPDAFREAIDALRGAPIIGVDTEGDSLYSYQERVSLIQISGAERHFIFDPLLLETVEPLGALLEERSILKIFHGADYDLVSLKRDFGFNIGPIFDTALAARALGVREFSLQNLIARYFQLNLSKTHQKSNWSIRPLPKDQLDYAAQDTAYLVPLYELLKKEIEEKGRMDQIEEECRLLEAITWSGKTFEPDDYLRIKGARVLPAASQKVLRELAVVRNQLAKKRNRPPFKIISNDDLIKMAKESPQSEEDLKRLFPRETAPVFRNPALWLNAVAKGLTTTDPLPKVERNGSAPLTPEQERLLTRLKEWRNKQAEQEGVEPAMVVTSGVLRDIAKRTPKSIEALREVASLREWQIHRYGELLIKEISTPPKARKE, encoded by the coding sequence ATGGATTTTCATTACGACTACATCACCACACCGGACGCCTTCCGCGAAGCGATTGATGCCTTGCGCGGCGCCCCTATCATCGGCGTCGATACGGAGGGGGACTCTCTCTACAGCTATCAGGAGAGGGTCAGTCTTATTCAGATCTCCGGAGCGGAGCGGCACTTCATCTTCGATCCGCTCCTTCTTGAAACGGTGGAACCGCTCGGCGCGCTTCTCGAAGAACGATCGATCTTAAAAATTTTTCACGGCGCCGACTATGATCTGGTGTCGTTGAAGCGCGACTTCGGGTTCAACATCGGCCCGATCTTCGACACCGCCTTGGCGGCGCGCGCGTTGGGGGTTCGAGAATTCTCCCTTCAGAATCTGATTGCGCGTTATTTCCAATTAAACCTTTCGAAGACCCATCAAAAATCGAACTGGTCGATCCGTCCCCTTCCGAAGGATCAATTGGATTACGCCGCCCAAGACACCGCCTACTTGGTTCCGCTCTACGAGCTTCTGAAAAAGGAAATCGAGGAAAAAGGGAGGATGGACCAAATCGAAGAGGAATGCCGGCTGCTGGAAGCGATCACTTGGAGCGGGAAAACCTTCGAGCCGGATGATTACCTGCGCATCAAAGGGGCGCGCGTCCTTCCCGCCGCTTCTCAAAAAGTTTTGCGGGAGCTCGCCGTAGTGCGCAACCAGCTGGCTAAAAAGAGAAACCGCCCGCCGTTTAAAATCATCTCTAATGATGATCTCATTAAGATGGCCAAAGAATCGCCCCAATCCGAGGAGGATTTGAAGCGGCTTTTCCCCAGGGAAACGGCGCCGGTCTTTCGAAATCCGGCCCTCTGGCTGAATGCCGTGGCAAAGGGACTGACAACGACCGATCCGCTCCCGAAAGTCGAGCGAAACGGCAGCGCCCCGCTTACTCCCGAACAAGAACGATTGTTGACCCGCTTGAAAGAGTGGCGAAACAAACAAGCGGAGCAAGAAGGGGTGGAGCCGGCGATGGTGGTCACCAGCGGCGTGCTGCGCGATATCGCCAAGCGGACGCCGAAATCGATCGAGGCGCTCCGGGAAGTCGCATCCCTTCGGGAGTGGCAGATCCACCGCTACGGAGAACTCCTCATCAAGGAAATCTCCACCCCGCCCAAGGCCCGTAAAGAGTGA
- a CDS encoding LEA type 2 family protein — protein sequence MQKRFVSSSLFVFFFLQAFFGCSPARFLSKPEWRLQGIRIDRIDLSGASVGLALRIINPNPVGVTVRHLTYQFYLHEVKIAEGEITSPFELPRHESIDVVLPVQMSFKEARELAPLLRQKTEEIDYRLEGEITLQAMGTEKRFQLHHAGKR from the coding sequence ATGCAGAAACGGTTTGTATCCTCCTCCCTTTTTGTCTTTTTTTTCCTCCAGGCGTTCTTCGGCTGCTCGCCGGCCCGGTTTCTTTCCAAGCCGGAATGGCGCCTGCAGGGAATTCGGATCGACCGGATCGATCTTTCGGGGGCCTCGGTGGGTCTGGCTCTACGCATTATCAATCCGAACCCCGTCGGCGTGACCGTCCGGCATCTGACGTATCAGTTTTATTTACATGAAGTGAAAATTGCGGAGGGAGAGATAACATCTCCCTTCGAGCTGCCGAGGCACGAATCGATCGATGTTGTCCTGCCGGTGCAGATGAGCTTCAAAGAGGCGCGTGAGCTGGCGCCGCTATTGAGACAAAAAACGGAGGAGATCGACTATCGATTAGAGGGGGAGATCACCTTGCAGGCAATGGGGACGGAGAAGCGTTTTCAGCTTCATCATGCTGGAAAGAGGTAA
- the ureG gene encoding urease accessory protein UreG: MGGFHHHEPVAPTPRQLRLPVRIGIGGPVGSGKTALTERLCMRLRDRYQLAVVTNDIYTREDAEFLIRAGALEKERIIGVETGGCPHTAIREDASGNLHAIDQLVHRFPDLELIFVESGGDNLAATFSPELADRAIYVIDVSAGDKIPRKGGPGITRSDLLVINKIDLAPYVGADIGVMDRDTKRMRADRPYIFTNLKKLEGLDEVCRWVEEILAEALSVEKKAVLPRP, encoded by the coding sequence ATGGGAGGATTTCATCATCATGAACCAGTCGCTCCGACGCCGCGGCAGCTCCGTCTGCCGGTCCGTATCGGGATCGGCGGTCCGGTCGGTTCCGGGAAAACCGCCCTCACTGAACGGCTCTGCATGCGGCTGCGGGATCGGTATCAGCTGGCGGTCGTGACCAATGACATCTACACCCGGGAGGATGCCGAGTTTCTGATCCGGGCGGGGGCTTTGGAAAAAGAGCGGATCATCGGCGTCGAGACCGGCGGCTGTCCACACACGGCGATCCGGGAGGATGCCTCGGGAAACCTTCATGCCATCGATCAGCTGGTTCATCGGTTTCCCGATTTGGAATTAATCTTCGTCGAGAGCGGCGGGGATAACCTCGCCGCCACCTTCAGCCCGGAGTTGGCCGATCGGGCGATTTATGTGATCGATGTCTCGGCCGGGGATAAAATTCCGAGAAAGGGGGGACCGGGGATCACCCGATCCGACCTGCTCGTCATCAACAAAATCGATCTCGCCCCATATGTCGGAGCCGACATCGGTGTCATGGACCGGGATACGAAAAGAATGCGCGCCGATCGTCCCTACATCTTCACCAATCTCAAAAAGCTGGAAGGCCTGGATGAGGTCTGCCGGTGGGTCGAAGAAATTCTTGCCGAGGCGCTATCGGTAGAGAAGAAAGCGGTTCTTCCTCGTCCATAA
- the ureC gene encoding urease subunit alpha encodes MALKIPRRVYAEMFGPTAGDRVRLADTDLIIRVERDLTVYGDECKFGGGKVLRDGMGQSSGATSDQGALDLIITNALILDYWGIVKADIGIKGGRIVGIGKGGNPEIMDGVTAGMVVGAATEVIAGEGMIVTAGGIDSHIHFICPQQIDEAITSGITTMIGGGTGPATGTNATTCTPGPWNLARMLQAADGFPINLGFLGKGNASSTAPLEEQILAGAIGLKLHEDWGSTPRAIDTALTVADRYDVQVAIHTDTLNEAGFVEATIEAIAGRTIHAYHTEGAGGGHAPDIIRLCGEPNILPGSTNPTRPFTVNTIDEHLDMLMVCHHLDPSLPEDVAFADSRIRPETIMAEDILHDLGAFSIMASDSQAMGRVGEVILRTWQTASKMKGQRGPLPEEGEGSDNLRARRYIAKYTINPAIAHGISEEVGSLEVGKLADLVLWRPAFFGVKPERVVKGGMILRAAMGDPNASIPTPQPVLYRPMFGAFGGAPYENSITFLSKAAAESDLAASLELRKRTVAVQGCRRIGKREMWLNDALPRIEVNPETYEVRADGVLLRCEPAEKLPMAQRYFLF; translated from the coding sequence ATGGCGTTAAAGATCCCGCGGCGGGTCTATGCCGAGATGTTCGGGCCGACGGCCGGAGACCGGGTTCGCCTGGCCGACACCGATTTAATTATCCGCGTCGAACGGGACCTGACCGTTTATGGGGATGAGTGCAAGTTCGGCGGGGGGAAAGTCCTCCGCGACGGGATGGGCCAGTCATCGGGAGCGACGTCGGACCAGGGGGCGCTCGATCTGATCATCACGAATGCGTTGATCCTCGATTACTGGGGGATCGTGAAGGCCGATATCGGGATCAAAGGGGGCCGGATCGTCGGGATCGGAAAAGGGGGGAATCCGGAGATCATGGACGGCGTGACCGCCGGGATGGTGGTCGGCGCCGCCACCGAAGTGATCGCCGGCGAGGGGATGATCGTCACCGCCGGCGGGATCGACTCCCACATTCACTTCATCTGCCCGCAGCAGATCGACGAAGCCATCACCTCCGGGATCACGACCATGATCGGCGGCGGAACCGGTCCGGCCACCGGGACCAACGCGACCACCTGCACCCCCGGGCCCTGGAATCTGGCCCGGATGCTCCAGGCGGCCGACGGCTTTCCGATCAACCTCGGTTTTCTCGGAAAGGGGAACGCGTCGTCGACGGCGCCGCTGGAGGAGCAGATCCTCGCCGGGGCGATCGGGTTGAAGCTCCATGAAGATTGGGGGAGCACCCCGCGCGCCATCGACACCGCGCTGACGGTCGCCGATCGATATGATGTCCAGGTGGCGATTCATACCGATACGTTGAACGAAGCCGGCTTCGTGGAGGCGACGATCGAAGCGATCGCCGGGCGAACGATCCATGCCTATCACACCGAAGGGGCCGGCGGCGGCCATGCCCCCGATATTATCCGCCTCTGCGGGGAGCCGAACATCCTGCCCGGATCGACCAATCCAACCCGGCCGTTCACCGTCAATACGATCGACGAACATCTCGACATGCTGATGGTCTGCCATCACCTCGATCCTTCGCTCCCGGAAGATGTCGCTTTTGCCGACTCCCGGATTCGCCCCGAGACGATCATGGCGGAGGATATTCTTCACGACCTCGGCGCCTTTTCGATTATGGCCTCCGACTCCCAGGCGATGGGCCGGGTGGGGGAGGTGATCCTCCGGACCTGGCAGACGGCGAGCAAGATGAAGGGACAGCGCGGCCCGCTGCCGGAGGAGGGGGAGGGGAGCGACAACCTCCGCGCGCGGCGGTACATCGCCAAATACACGATCAACCCGGCGATTGCGCATGGGATCTCCGAAGAGGTCGGATCGCTCGAAGTGGGAAAGTTGGCCGATCTGGTCCTCTGGCGGCCGGCTTTCTTCGGGGTGAAACCGGAGCGGGTGGTCAAGGGGGGGATGATTCTCCGGGCGGCGATGGGCGATCCGAACGCCTCGATCCCCACCCCGCAGCCGGTTCTCTATCGTCCGATGTTCGGCGCCTTCGGCGGGGCGCCCTATGAAAACAGCATCACCTTTCTCTCCAAGGCGGCGGCGGAGAGCGACCTTGCGGCGAGCCTGGAACTGAGAAAGAGGACCGTTGCGGTGCAGGGCTGCCGGCGGATCGGAAAGCGGGAGATGTGGCTGAACGATGCGCTCCCGCGGATCGAGGTGAACCCGGAAACCTATGAGGTCCGGGCTGATGGGGTCCTCCTCCGTTGCGAGCCGGCGGAGAAACTCCCGATGGCCCAGCGGTATTTTTTGTTTTAA